A genomic window from Silene latifolia isolate original U9 population chromosome Y, ASM4854445v1, whole genome shotgun sequence includes:
- the LOC141631975 gene encoding uncharacterized protein LOC141631975, producing MQLNDPWLLYGDFNAVMGRNERIGGAEITNAEIRPLADTIRDCQLTDLMAKGAFYTWKNKQENDTLIYSRIDMAFINEEWLDQFPDSFVHYLPEGLFDHCPGLVHLEEERQRRGSTFKYFNMWSIATDYKDIVLNGWNREVQGTPMFKTLSKLKGLKKGQKTLNKENFGDIENVAHLTELSLRHFQSLLDSDPLNKEWIENERACAKDLKDMVKAWD from the coding sequence ATGCAGCTCAATGATCCGTGGCTTCTTTATGGTGACTTCAATGCTGTCATGGGGAGAAATGAGAGAATTGGGGGTGCTGAGATTACTAATGCTGAAATTAGACCACTGGCTGATACCATTAGGGACTGTCAGTTGACTGACCTGATGGCAAAAGGGGCATTTTATACTTGGAAGAATAAACAAGAGAATGACACCCTTATTTATAGTAGGATTGACATGGCTTTCATTAATGAGGAGTGGTTAGATCAGTTCCCTGATAGCTTTGTTCACTACCTCCCTGAGGGGCTCTTTGACCATTGTCCTGGTCTAGTTCACCTAGAGGAAGAGAGACAAAGGAGGGGATCCACttttaaatactttaatatgtggtcCATTGCCACTGATTATAAGGATATTGTTCTGAATGGCTGGAATAGGGAAGTGCAGGGCACTCCTATGTTCAAAACTTTGAGTAAGTTAAAAGGTTTGAAGAAAGGGCAAAAGACACTCAATAAGGAGAATTTTGGGGATATTGAGAATGTTGCCCACTTGACTGAATTGTCTCTTAGACATTTCCAATCCCTACTTGATTCAGATCCCTTGAACAAGGAGTGGATTGAAAATGAGAGAGCTTGTGCCAAGGATCTGAAAGATATGGTTAAAGCCTGGGATTAG